A window from Telopea speciosissima isolate NSW1024214 ecotype Mountain lineage chromosome 8, Tspe_v1, whole genome shotgun sequence encodes these proteins:
- the LOC122671749 gene encoding protein S-acyltransferase 18: protein MFDRSWKFLPEVRNMRRHGWERPLHPLQIVGMAVYSFLLVAFYAFLGPFLGNRPAEITVITLFSFVALSVIFLFVRCTAIDPTDKTSFNNKRRPKSRRFLKLNYGHILSQIVLRFIRRMERKILRYWIRRRYLDPLKTGIQLEPLLPFPLVAEDDAIVPDLKEDISFCSLCDFEVKRRSKHCRICNRCVEGFDHHCRWLNNCVGKKNYTTFILMMVSVLTMLFIEGGSAVAIFIRCFVDKKGIELELVRKLHIDFPRGVLATISVFLVLMTAYGSAALGQLFFFHVVLIRKGMRTYDYILAMKEESQLETFNYSDFSSDESTDSDFPERTTLMSKFTCGKSKTSQKPVKLSIRIDGGSESSNFNKKPGYAASIDPWKLIKMSREKALIAAEKARERLRKQKPAVEHQSLKPLPSETKCGPLINQEKNIMSTGSGTTTPLISKGWFPGSPGRFSSPRRRFSSSPTVLPGAVVSPKQKYRNSFDLKLTEVSNELETYISRQVLCSVLKKDGDEASPR from the exons ATGTTCGACCGAAGCTGGAAATTTCTACCAGAGGTTAGAAATATGAGGCGCCATGGCTGGGAGCGTCCTCTGCACCCATTACAG ATAGTGGGGATGGCAGTATACAGTTTTCTTCTTGTTGCCTTTTATGCCTTCCTGGGGCCTTTTCTAGGAAACAGACCCGCCGAGATCACAGTTATCACACTATTTTCCTTCGTG GCACTTTCTGTGATCTTTCTGTTTGTGAGGTGTACTGCCATAGATCCGACTGATAAAACCagtttcaataataaaagaagaCCCAAATCTAGAAGGTTTTTGAAACTGAACTACGGTCACATATTGAGTCAGATTGTATTAAGATTTATCAGGAGGATGGAGAGGAAAATCCTTAGGTACTGGATCAGGAGGAGATACTTGGACCCATTGAAAACTGGCATTCAGTTGGAACCCTTGCTACCATTCCCCCTTGTGGCCGAGGATGATGCAATTGTGCCTGATTTGAAAGAGGACATCTCATTTTGCTCGCTATGTGATTTTGAG GTTAAAAGGCGCAGCAAGCACTGCAGGATCTGTAACCGGTGTGTTGAAGGATTTGATCACCACTGCAGG TGGTTAAACAACTGcgttgggaaaaagaactacaCCACCTTCATCCTTATGATGGTCTCAGTTTTGACAATG TTATTTATAGagggaggaagtgcagttgcCATTTTCATCCGGTGCTTTGTGGATAAGAAAGGGATTGAGCTGGAACTAGTGAGAAAACTGCACATAGATTTCCCCAGAGGAGTTCTTGCAACGATATCG GTATTCCTGGTTTTAATGACAGCATACGGTTCTGCAGCCTTGGGCcagcttttcttctttcatgTCGTTCTAATTCGAAAG GGAATGAGAACATATGATTACATACTGGCAATGAAGGAAGAGAGCCAATTGGAAACATTCAATTATTCAGATTTTTCTTCAGATGAGAGTACTGACTCTGACTTCCCAGAGAGAACCACACTTATGTCCAAGTTTACATGCGGAAAAAGCAAAACATCTCAG AAACCAGTGAAACTGTCCATAAGAATTGATGGAGGATCTGAATCCTCCAACTTCAACAAGAAGCCTGGCTATGCTGCAAGCATTGACCCATGGAAGCTGATAAAGATGAGCAGAGAAAAAGCTCTAATAGCAGCTGAAAAGGCAAGGGAAAGACTAAGGAAACAGAAGCCAGCAGTAGAACATCAGTCTTTGAAGCCATTGCCATCAGAAACAAAATGTGGACCACTGATAAATCAAGAGAAGAACATAATGAGTACAGGATCTGGGACTACTACGCCTCTCATTTCCAAAGGATGGTTTCCAGGTTCACCAGGGAGATTTTCGAGCCCAAGAAGGCGGTTTTCCAGTTCACCAACTGTGTTACCTGGTGCTGTGGTGTCACCAAAGCAGAAGTACAGAAACAGTTTTGATTTGAAGCTAACAGAGGTGTCAAATGAACTTGAGACATACATTTCTAGGCAGGTGTTGTGCTCTGTTTTGAAGAAGGATGGAGATGAAGCATCCCCTAgatag